One genomic window of Streptomyces sp. NBC_01498 includes the following:
- a CDS encoding glycoside hydrolase family 75 protein: MHHRPRRPHVCAAVGAVLLAASALPASAHPGPVAETRRPPPPAPRGGAPGPPATAGSFRLDTAVTAEALRAKTSDCARISKGLYRGDRGGPAEIPVCGTKGAVFWKADLDVDCDGRVTARCNGRTDPWFHGDTAFHQSDDQPLDAAALPFVVVPAPSGIWDYRDAGIRGGGVVAIVHRDRVVYAVVGDAGPAGLVGEASYAAARSLGIDPDPSHGGVASGVTYILFRNSVVRPIESRSEAERLGAELARGFLREIDGTSSVTALPR, from the coding sequence GTGCACCATCGCCCCCGTCGCCCCCATGTCTGCGCCGCCGTCGGCGCGGTCCTGCTCGCCGCGTCGGCGCTGCCCGCCTCCGCCCATCCCGGGCCGGTGGCCGAGACGAGGCGTCCGCCGCCTCCCGCGCCCCGGGGCGGCGCGCCCGGCCCCCCGGCCACGGCGGGATCGTTCCGGCTGGACACGGCCGTCACGGCGGAGGCCCTGCGGGCGAAGACGTCGGACTGCGCCCGGATCTCGAAGGGCCTGTACCGGGGTGACCGGGGAGGACCCGCCGAGATCCCGGTGTGCGGGACGAAGGGCGCGGTGTTCTGGAAGGCCGATCTGGACGTCGACTGCGACGGCCGGGTGACCGCCCGCTGCAACGGGCGGACCGACCCCTGGTTCCACGGGGACACGGCGTTCCACCAGTCGGACGACCAGCCGCTCGACGCGGCGGCGCTGCCGTTCGTCGTGGTGCCCGCGCCGAGCGGGATCTGGGACTACCGGGACGCCGGCATCCGGGGCGGAGGTGTCGTCGCGATCGTCCACCGGGACCGGGTGGTGTACGCGGTGGTGGGTGACGCCGGACCGGCCGGGCTCGTCGGGGAGGCGTCGTACGCGGCGGCGCGCTCGCTCGGGATCGACCCCGATCCCTCGCACGGCGGTGTTGCCTCGGGAGTCACGTACATCCTGTTCAGGAACTCCGTGGTGAGGCCGATCGAGAGCCGGAGCGAGGCCGAGCGGCTGGGCGCCGAACTGGCCCGGGGCTTCCTCCGGGAGATTGACGGCACGTCCTCGGTGACGGCACTTCCTCGGTGA
- a CDS encoding ATP-binding protein: MSYRYDILGTTRARGPDGVEVPVSGARMRALLTALAAAGGRTVTAGRLAARIRDDGREPPADEPAALQALVGRLRRALGADAVESVPGGYRLAADPDAIDLFRFERLAADGVSALDSGDPARAATLLDRALALWRGPALADLPDGDTDPSAVRARRRHTEARRARLTADVRLGRPERALPGLAALAAEAPLDEPLQAARIGALRAAGRRAEALEAYDGVRALLADRLGTGPGRELRALHADLLADDAHDARDASDAREPARPPARVGGSDRPPSALPGGLPARLTSFVGRETELDTLDVELRAHRLTTLTGPGGAGKTRLAFEAAERAANTGGDWPDGVRVAELASVRDPGAVAEAVLTALGARETAVHGPGGSHGGPDGTAPGPLARLVEHCGTRRLLLVLDNCEQVIGAAAELAETVLTRCPYVTVLATSREPLGVRGEFLYGVGPLARSEALRLLGERGAAARPGFRTDDDAPACDEICRRLDGLPLALELAAARLRLLTPRQLADRLDDRFRLLGAGSGSRTVLPRQQTLRAVVDWSWDLLTEPERAVLRRLSVFVGGCAPDEAEEVCADENGEVRAGGTGESGAGEGVPVFDVLASLVDKSLLVAVPGGPEGMRYRLLETVAEYAAGRLDASGERPGVELRHLRVYRELVRVGEPGLRGPRQAYLLAQFEREHDNVRAALRTALGRAAPHRDDAPSREQDALCLTLSLSWFWQVRGHQRDAHDWSTAVAALGPDPFAAPVRPAVPLTDPCIALPPPWSEEQVWEARRGVRLLTFASGGGGERAGERPGTRPGEWTEGGAENGDTRRDVDRGKDEGKDWDEDDARAWGGAGTRDLLTRIVAAYRPGLPQVSRQPAVLWFFAGLLVGRWRGMGETLDVLVDACRARPDRGWDLGLALTLRAKLLDTGPDTEDRAARDADEAVALFEQAGDSVILAESLSARGESYERRGRFEEAAADFERAMENCARIGMPTQVSLFKARLASVRLEAATGEAAEADAERLLREAVEESRGHAGRTGGTARLLLAGRYGRTGRTALARDQLITLQEEPGFREHGLQVGLTEGLHGWLDCLDGAYERALAHLRESVRLLDSLAHLVAPQLIVSQFLCAAWAKTGTGRAADGARLLGAYARHAGLAEKFLFHPYPAAYEREIRRRAEAEVRAALDPDTWTRAYADGGGLSVKEAAAVV, translated from the coding sequence GTGAGCTACCGCTACGACATCCTCGGCACGACCCGGGCCCGCGGCCCCGACGGCGTCGAGGTGCCGGTCAGCGGGGCCCGGATGCGCGCGCTGCTCACCGCGCTCGCCGCCGCCGGAGGCCGTACGGTCACCGCCGGCCGGCTGGCCGCGCGGATCAGGGACGACGGGCGTGAGCCGCCCGCCGACGAGCCCGCCGCGCTCCAGGCACTCGTCGGGCGGCTGCGCAGAGCGCTCGGCGCGGACGCCGTCGAGTCCGTCCCCGGCGGCTACCGGCTGGCGGCCGACCCCGACGCCATCGACCTGTTCCGCTTCGAACGGCTCGCCGCCGACGGGGTGTCCGCGCTCGACAGCGGCGACCCCGCCCGCGCCGCCACACTGCTGGACCGGGCACTGGCCCTGTGGCGCGGCCCGGCGCTCGCCGATCTGCCCGACGGGGACACCGACCCGTCGGCCGTACGCGCGCGGCGGCGGCACACCGAGGCGCGCCGCGCCCGGCTGACGGCCGACGTCCGGCTCGGCCGGCCCGAGCGCGCCCTGCCGGGGCTCGCCGCGCTGGCCGCCGAGGCGCCGCTGGACGAGCCGTTGCAGGCGGCCCGGATCGGCGCGCTGCGCGCGGCCGGGCGCCGGGCCGAGGCACTGGAGGCGTACGACGGGGTACGCGCGCTGCTGGCCGACCGGCTCGGCACCGGCCCCGGCCGGGAACTGCGCGCCCTGCACGCCGATCTGCTGGCGGACGACGCGCACGACGCGCGCGACGCCTCGGACGCGCGGGAGCCGGCACGGCCCCCGGCCCGGGTCGGCGGGAGCGACCGGCCGCCCTCCGCCCTCCCCGGCGGCCTGCCCGCCCGGCTCACCTCCTTCGTCGGACGCGAGACCGAACTGGACACGCTCGACGTCGAGTTGCGGGCCCACCGGCTCACGACCCTCACCGGCCCCGGCGGCGCGGGCAAGACCCGGCTGGCCTTCGAGGCCGCCGAGCGCGCGGCGAACACCGGCGGCGACTGGCCGGACGGCGTCCGGGTCGCGGAACTCGCCTCCGTCCGCGACCCCGGCGCCGTCGCCGAGGCTGTCCTGACCGCGCTCGGGGCCCGCGAGACGGCGGTCCACGGACCCGGCGGAAGCCACGGCGGCCCGGACGGCACCGCACCCGGCCCGCTCGCCCGGCTCGTCGAACACTGCGGAACACGGCGCCTGTTGCTGGTGCTCGACAACTGCGAGCAGGTGATCGGCGCCGCCGCCGAACTCGCCGAGACCGTCCTCACCCGCTGCCCGTACGTCACCGTCCTGGCCACCAGCCGCGAACCGCTGGGCGTACGGGGTGAGTTCCTGTACGGCGTCGGGCCGCTGGCCCGGTCCGAGGCGCTGCGCCTGCTCGGGGAACGCGGCGCCGCCGCCCGGCCCGGATTCCGTACCGACGACGACGCACCGGCCTGCGACGAGATCTGCCGCAGACTCGACGGACTGCCGCTCGCCCTCGAACTGGCCGCCGCCCGGCTGCGGTTGCTCACCCCGCGCCAGCTCGCCGACCGGTTGGACGACCGCTTCCGGCTGCTGGGCGCGGGCAGCGGCAGCCGGACCGTACTGCCCAGACAGCAGACCCTGCGCGCGGTGGTCGACTGGTCGTGGGACCTGCTCACCGAGCCCGAACGGGCCGTGCTGCGCCGGCTCTCCGTCTTCGTCGGCGGCTGCGCGCCGGACGAGGCCGAGGAGGTGTGCGCGGACGAGAACGGGGAGGTGCGGGCTGGTGGGACCGGGGAGTCGGGTGCGGGCGAGGGCGTCCCGGTCTTCGACGTGCTGGCGTCCCTGGTCGACAAGTCGCTCCTGGTGGCCGTACCGGGCGGGCCGGAGGGGATGCGGTACCGGCTGCTGGAGACCGTGGCCGAGTACGCGGCCGGGCGGCTGGACGCGTCGGGTGAACGGCCCGGCGTCGAGCTGCGGCATCTGCGGGTCTACCGGGAGCTGGTACGGGTCGGGGAACCCGGACTGCGCGGCCCCCGACAGGCGTACCTGCTCGCCCAGTTCGAGCGGGAGCACGACAATGTACGGGCCGCGCTGCGCACCGCCCTCGGCCGGGCCGCGCCCCACCGCGACGACGCGCCGTCGCGCGAACAGGACGCGCTCTGCCTCACGCTCTCGCTGAGCTGGTTCTGGCAGGTGCGCGGCCATCAGCGCGACGCCCACGACTGGTCCACGGCCGTCGCGGCCCTCGGCCCCGACCCGTTCGCGGCGCCCGTCCGTCCCGCCGTACCCCTCACCGACCCGTGCATCGCGCTCCCGCCGCCCTGGTCCGAGGAACAGGTGTGGGAGGCCAGACGCGGGGTCCGGCTGCTGACGTTCGCGAGCGGCGGAGGCGGCGAGCGGGCGGGAGAGCGGCCGGGGACACGGCCGGGGGAGTGGACGGAGGGCGGGGCGGAGAACGGGGACACACGGCGGGACGTGGACCGGGGCAAGGACGAGGGCAAGGACTGGGACGAGGACGACGCGCGGGCCTGGGGCGGTGCCGGAACCCGCGACCTCCTGACCCGGATCGTCGCCGCCTACCGCCCCGGGCTGCCCCAGGTCAGCCGGCAGCCCGCCGTCCTCTGGTTCTTCGCCGGACTCCTCGTCGGCCGGTGGCGCGGGATGGGCGAGACGCTGGACGTCCTCGTAGACGCCTGCCGGGCCCGGCCCGACCGGGGCTGGGACCTCGGCCTCGCGCTCACCCTGCGCGCCAAACTCCTGGACACCGGCCCCGACACCGAGGACCGGGCCGCGCGGGACGCCGACGAGGCCGTGGCGCTCTTCGAACAGGCCGGGGACTCGGTGATCCTCGCCGAATCCCTGTCCGCCCGGGGCGAGTCGTACGAACGCCGGGGCCGCTTCGAGGAGGCGGCGGCCGATTTCGAGCGGGCCATGGAGAACTGCGCGCGGATCGGTATGCCCACCCAAGTCTCCCTGTTCAAGGCGCGGTTGGCCTCCGTCCGACTGGAGGCCGCCACCGGTGAGGCGGCCGAGGCGGACGCCGAACGGCTGCTGCGCGAAGCCGTCGAGGAGTCCCGGGGCCACGCGGGGCGCACCGGCGGGACCGCCCGGCTGCTGCTCGCCGGCCGCTACGGGCGCACCGGCCGCACCGCCCTCGCCCGGGACCAACTGATCACCCTCCAGGAGGAACCGGGCTTCCGGGAACACGGCCTCCAGGTGGGCCTCACCGAGGGACTCCACGGCTGGCTCGACTGCCTCGACGGCGCGTACGAGCGGGCGCTGGCCCATCTGCGTGAATCGGTACGCCTGTTGGACAGCCTCGCCCACCTCGTGGCACCGCAGCTGATCGTCAGTCAGTTCCTCTGCGCCGCCTGGGCGAAGACCGGCACCGGCCGGGCGGCCGACGGAGCCCGGCTGCTCGGCGCGTACGCCCGGCACGCCGGGCTCGCCGAAAAGTTCCTCTTCCACCCCTACCCGGCGGCCTACGAGCGGGAGATCCGCCGCCGCGCCGAGGCCGAGGTGCGTGCCGCGCTCGACCCGGACACCTGGACGCGTGCCTACGCCGACGGCGGCGGCCTCTCCGTGAAGGAGGCCGCCGCCGTCGTCTGA
- a CDS encoding amino acid permease — protein sequence MSVSPPVRSTSAPVPQQDEEERLRELGYQPVLARRMGGFGNFAISFSVISILSGCMTLYGFGLITGGPAVMLWGWVGVGLFVLCIGMALAEVTSAYPTSGALYYMADRLGGRKWGWYTGWLNLLGLLGAIAGIDYGAALFTGAFLNLQWGFEPTTGWTMIIFMCILLLHATLNLFGVRLVSILNSVSVWWHLGGVALIVGILAVVPKNHQSPEFVFGQFVNETGWENPLYVAAIGLLLAQYTFCGYDASAHLSEETSNASVSAARGIVRAIWVSWIAGFALLAGLTFAIQDYAATSGAAVPPAQIFIDVLGTNGASALLLIVIMAQLFCGNAEVAAASRMVFAFSRDNALPGSALWRRVSSRTQTPVPAVWLSVGFACLLALPSLYSPTAYGAVTAINVIGITPAYAIPIYLRLRAGDRFQPGPWSLGRWSKPIGWIAVVWVAIVTVIFCLPQKNPVTTDTMNYAVIALAAVLALATAWWYAARGSYSTPQSYGSAREQSEISEGIV from the coding sequence ATGTCCGTCTCCCCGCCGGTCCGGTCGACATCGGCACCGGTCCCGCAGCAGGACGAAGAAGAACGGCTGAGGGAACTCGGTTATCAGCCGGTACTCGCCCGCAGGATGGGCGGTTTCGGCAATTTCGCCATCAGCTTCTCGGTCATCTCGATCCTCTCGGGCTGTATGACCCTGTACGGGTTCGGGCTCATCACCGGCGGCCCGGCCGTGATGCTGTGGGGCTGGGTGGGCGTCGGCCTCTTCGTCCTGTGCATAGGCATGGCACTGGCGGAGGTGACCAGCGCCTATCCCACCTCGGGCGCGCTGTACTACATGGCCGACCGGCTCGGCGGACGCAAGTGGGGCTGGTACACCGGCTGGCTCAACCTGCTCGGTCTGCTGGGCGCGATCGCCGGAATCGACTACGGCGCGGCCCTGTTCACCGGCGCGTTCCTGAATCTCCAGTGGGGATTCGAGCCCACCACGGGCTGGACCATGATCATCTTCATGTGCATCCTGCTGCTGCACGCGACGCTCAACCTGTTCGGTGTCCGGCTCGTCAGCATTCTCAACTCGGTCAGCGTCTGGTGGCACCTCGGCGGTGTCGCGCTGATCGTCGGCATCCTCGCGGTCGTCCCCAAGAACCACCAGTCGCCCGAGTTCGTCTTCGGCCAGTTCGTCAACGAGACCGGCTGGGAGAACCCGCTCTACGTGGCCGCGATCGGTCTGCTCCTCGCCCAGTACACCTTCTGCGGCTACGACGCGTCGGCGCACCTCTCCGAGGAGACCTCCAACGCCTCCGTCTCCGCCGCGCGCGGCATCGTGCGCGCCATCTGGGTCTCCTGGATCGCCGGCTTCGCCCTGCTCGCCGGACTGACCTTCGCCATCCAGGACTACGCGGCCACCAGCGGCGCCGCCGTGCCGCCCGCGCAGATCTTCATCGACGTCCTGGGCACCAACGGCGCCAGCGCCCTCCTGCTGATCGTGATCATGGCGCAGCTCTTCTGCGGCAACGCCGAGGTGGCCGCCGCCAGCCGCATGGTGTTCGCCTTCAGCCGGGACAACGCCCTGCCCGGATCGGCCCTGTGGCGGCGGGTCAGCAGCCGTACCCAGACCCCGGTACCGGCGGTCTGGCTGTCCGTCGGCTTCGCGTGTCTGCTCGCGCTGCCCTCGCTGTACTCGCCGACCGCGTACGGCGCCGTGACGGCCATCAACGTCATCGGCATCACGCCCGCCTACGCGATCCCGATCTACCTGCGGCTGCGCGCGGGCGACCGCTTCCAGCCCGGTCCCTGGTCGCTGGGCCGCTGGAGCAAGCCCATCGGCTGGATCGCCGTCGTCTGGGTCGCGATCGTCACGGTGATCTTCTGTCTGCCGCAGAAGAACCCCGTCACCACCGACACCATGAACTACGCGGTGATCGCGCTGGCCGCCGTGCTGGCCCTCGCCACCGCCTGGTGGTACGCGGCACGCGGCTCGTACAGCACCCCGCAGTCGTACGGCAGCGCGCGCGAGCAGTCGGAGATATCCGAGGGAATCGTGTAG
- a CDS encoding beta-L-arabinofuranosidase domain-containing protein, which translates to MTLDRRHFLGTGALAIGGAGLLGPLAPTAAAVPPARGGWYTPNAAPLAPTAFQKLPLGSVTPRGWLTGRLRQLLDGLFGRYAEVSHFLRFEDSGWVHPEKAGWEEVTYWLRGYVDLAALTGDPAALATSRRWIDAILATQRPDGFFGPTRLRTALNGGPDFWPYLPLLQALRSHEEFTGDDRVVPFLLPFLRFMNAQGPGAFNSSWVSKRWGDGLDIAFWLYNRTGESFLLELADTMHTHGANWVDNFPDLHNVNIAQGFREPAQYALRSGSAELTRATYRSYDTVMGAYGRFPGGGFAGDENARPGFGDPRQGFETCGTVEFMASHELLTRITGDPVWADRCEELAFNLLPVATDPGGRGVHYITSANSVELDNTAKNQGQFQNGFAMQAYKPGTDPYRCCPHNYGMGWPYFTEELWLATPDRGLAAAMYAPSQVRAKVADGVEVTVTEDTDYPFKETVTLTVAVPRPVTFPLHLRIPGWCPDPVLTVAGQPVAVSGGPRFVRVAREWRDGDRVTLRLPQRTTVTTWQDNHGAVSVHHGPLTYSLKIGERYERFAGTQDFPELSVRPTTPWNVGLAPDPLRGLRFTADDGPLAADPFTHEGSPVRITTTARRIAEWVADDQRVVAPLQDSPARSTAPPEPVTLIPMGAARLRITAFPTASPGGRAWTAAPPYRRVRNKHSGKVLGVDGMSLAVGGRVVQYDNTGTSDHAWQLYPAGGGWFVIRNGNSGKVIGAEGGSTANSARIVQFEDDGSGDHLWQLVDRGEGWSLILSRHSGKVLGVDGMSTANSAQVVQFEDNGTDDHLWQLI; encoded by the coding sequence ATGACGCTCGACCGACGGCACTTCCTCGGCACCGGAGCCCTCGCGATCGGCGGCGCGGGCCTGCTGGGCCCGCTCGCGCCGACCGCCGCGGCCGTACCCCCGGCGCGCGGCGGCTGGTACACACCGAACGCCGCGCCGCTCGCCCCCACCGCGTTCCAGAAGCTGCCCCTGGGCAGCGTCACCCCGCGCGGCTGGCTCACCGGCCGATTGCGGCAGCTGCTCGACGGACTGTTCGGCCGGTACGCCGAGGTCTCGCACTTCCTGCGCTTCGAGGACTCCGGCTGGGTCCACCCGGAGAAGGCCGGCTGGGAGGAGGTCACGTACTGGCTGCGCGGGTACGTGGATCTGGCCGCCCTCACCGGCGACCCGGCGGCCCTCGCCACCTCCCGCCGCTGGATCGACGCGATCCTCGCCACGCAGCGGCCCGACGGCTTCTTCGGGCCCACCCGGCTGCGCACGGCGCTCAACGGCGGCCCGGACTTCTGGCCGTATCTGCCGCTCCTTCAGGCGCTGCGCTCGCACGAGGAGTTCACCGGGGACGACCGCGTCGTGCCGTTCCTGCTCCCCTTCCTGCGTTTCATGAACGCGCAGGGGCCGGGTGCCTTCAACTCCAGCTGGGTGTCGAAGCGCTGGGGCGACGGACTCGACATCGCCTTCTGGCTCTACAACCGCACGGGCGAGTCCTTCCTGCTCGAACTCGCCGACACCATGCACACGCACGGCGCGAACTGGGTCGACAACTTCCCCGACCTGCACAACGTCAACATCGCGCAGGGCTTCCGGGAACCCGCCCAGTACGCGCTGCGCTCCGGCTCGGCGGAGCTGACCCGTGCCACGTACCGGAGTTACGACACGGTCATGGGCGCCTACGGCCGCTTCCCGGGCGGCGGATTCGCCGGGGACGAGAACGCCCGACCCGGTTTCGGCGACCCCCGGCAGGGCTTCGAGACCTGCGGCACGGTCGAGTTCATGGCCAGCCACGAACTGCTCACCCGGATCACCGGCGACCCGGTCTGGGCCGACCGGTGCGAGGAGCTGGCCTTCAACCTGCTGCCCGTGGCGACCGACCCCGGGGGCCGGGGCGTCCACTACATCACCAGCGCGAACAGTGTGGAGCTCGACAACACCGCCAAGAACCAGGGCCAGTTCCAGAACGGCTTCGCCATGCAGGCGTACAAGCCGGGCACAGACCCTTATCGCTGCTGCCCGCACAACTACGGCATGGGCTGGCCGTACTTCACCGAGGAGCTGTGGCTGGCCACCCCCGACCGGGGGCTCGCGGCGGCGATGTACGCGCCGAGCCAGGTGCGCGCGAAGGTCGCCGACGGCGTCGAGGTCACCGTCACCGAGGACACCGACTACCCCTTCAAGGAGACCGTCACCCTCACGGTCGCCGTCCCACGGCCGGTCACCTTCCCCCTGCATCTGCGGATTCCCGGCTGGTGCCCGGACCCGGTGCTCACCGTCGCCGGGCAGCCGGTGGCCGTGTCCGGCGGACCGCGCTTCGTCCGGGTCGCGCGCGAGTGGCGCGACGGCGACCGGGTGACCCTGCGGCTGCCGCAGCGCACCACCGTGACGACCTGGCAGGACAACCACGGTGCCGTCAGCGTGCACCACGGTCCGCTCACGTACTCGCTGAAGATCGGCGAACGGTACGAACGGTTCGCGGGCACCCAGGACTTCCCCGAACTGTCGGTGCGTCCCACCACCCCGTGGAACGTCGGTCTGGCGCCCGACCCACTGCGCGGGCTGCGGTTCACCGCCGACGACGGGCCGCTCGCCGCCGACCCCTTCACCCATGAGGGGTCACCGGTGCGGATCACCACGACGGCACGCCGGATAGCGGAGTGGGTGGCGGACGACCAGCGGGTCGTCGCGCCGCTCCAGGACAGTCCGGCCCGCAGCACGGCGCCGCCCGAGCCGGTGACGCTGATCCCGATGGGCGCGGCCCGGCTGCGGATCACCGCCTTCCCGACGGCGTCGCCCGGCGGTCGGGCCTGGACGGCGGCGCCGCCGTACCGCCGGGTACGGAACAAGCACAGCGGCAAGGTGCTCGGCGTGGACGGCATGTCCCTGGCGGTGGGCGGGCGTGTGGTGCAGTACGACAACACCGGGACCTCGGACCACGCCTGGCAGCTGTACCCGGCCGGCGGCGGCTGGTTCGTGATCCGCAACGGCAACAGCGGGAAGGTCATCGGCGCCGAGGGCGGGTCGACGGCGAACAGCGCGCGGATCGTGCAGTTCGAGGACGACGGGAGCGGTGACCACCTCTGGCAGCTGGTCGACCGGGGCGAGGGCTGGTCGCTGATCCTCAGCCGGCACAGCGGGAAGGTCCTGGGCGTCGACGGGATGTCGACGGCCAACAGCGCGCAGGTGGTCCAGTTCGAGGACAACGGGACGGACGACCATCTCTGGCAGCTGATCTGA
- a CDS encoding FGGY family carbohydrate kinase — protein sequence MPTAPHSPGSAVDPAARPVLAVDQGTSSTKALVICPERGVIGSGSAPAPPRYGSGGVVEADPALLLSSVIEAGRRALAEAGEPVAAVGLANQGETVLAWDPDTGEPLTDALVWQDRRAASVCAELAPHAEELRELTGLPLEPYFAAPKMAWIRRRLTREGVVTTSDSWLVHRLTGAFVTDAATAGRTQLLDLDTAEWSPAALGIFGMAGERLPRVVDAAGHFGVTTAFGDPIPLTGLLVDQQAALLAQNGTEPSTAKCTYGTGAFLLAGTGTRPLRSGTGLVGCVAWRFGGRTSYCLDGQVYTAASAVRWLAELGVVSGAGDLDRVGGSVADSGGVTFVPSLAGLAAPWWRGDAKGSLTGLGLDTGPGHLVRALCEGIAAQVVGLADAVAEDTGTPLGSLRVDGGLTGSDLLMQTQADLLQLPVEVSPLADATALGAGAVARMGLDPGLTVERAAPHRKPSRVFEPRIGAAEAAERLGVFRTEVAALLARTPAPGRAGVVGAG from the coding sequence ATGCCGACAGCTCCGCACTCCCCCGGCAGCGCCGTGGACCCGGCCGCGCGACCGGTGCTCGCCGTCGATCAGGGCACCTCCTCGACCAAGGCGCTGGTGATCTGTCCGGAGCGCGGGGTGATCGGCAGCGGCTCCGCTCCGGCCCCTCCCCGCTACGGCTCGGGCGGAGTGGTCGAGGCCGATCCCGCCCTGCTCCTCTCCTCGGTGATCGAGGCCGGGCGCCGGGCGCTCGCCGAGGCCGGGGAACCCGTCGCGGCGGTCGGACTCGCCAACCAGGGGGAGACCGTCCTCGCCTGGGACCCCGACACCGGGGAGCCGCTCACCGACGCGCTTGTCTGGCAGGACCGGCGCGCCGCCTCGGTCTGCGCCGAACTCGCCCCGCACGCCGAGGAGTTGCGGGAGCTGACCGGCCTGCCGCTGGAGCCGTACTTCGCCGCGCCCAAGATGGCCTGGATCCGCCGCCGTCTCACCCGCGAGGGTGTCGTCACCACCTCCGACTCCTGGCTGGTCCACCGGCTGACGGGCGCGTTCGTCACCGACGCGGCGACCGCCGGGCGCACCCAACTGCTCGACCTCGACACCGCCGAGTGGTCCCCCGCCGCGCTCGGCATCTTCGGGATGGCCGGCGAACGGCTGCCCCGGGTCGTCGACGCGGCGGGTCACTTCGGTGTCACCACGGCCTTCGGCGACCCGATTCCGCTGACCGGTCTGCTCGTCGACCAGCAGGCCGCGCTGCTCGCCCAGAACGGCACGGAGCCGTCCACCGCCAAGTGCACCTACGGCACCGGGGCGTTCCTCCTCGCGGGGACCGGCACGCGCCCGCTGCGCAGCGGCACCGGCCTGGTCGGCTGCGTGGCCTGGCGGTTCGGCGGCCGTACGAGCTACTGCCTGGACGGGCAGGTCTACACGGCCGCCTCCGCCGTGCGCTGGCTCGCCGAACTCGGGGTCGTCTCCGGTGCCGGGGACCTGGACCGGGTGGGCGGGTCGGTCGCCGACAGCGGGGGTGTCACCTTCGTACCGTCGCTCGCCGGGCTCGCCGCGCCCTGGTGGCGCGGTGACGCGAAGGGGTCGCTCACCGGGCTCGGTCTGGACACCGGCCCCGGGCATCTGGTGCGGGCGCTGTGCGAGGGCATCGCGGCGCAGGTCGTCGGGCTGGCGGACGCCGTCGCCGAGGACACCGGTACGCCGCTGGGGTCACTGCGCGTCGACGGGGGCCTGACCGGGTCGGACCTGCTGATGCAGACCCAGGCGGACCTGCTCCAACTGCCCGTCGAGGTGAGCCCGTTGGCCGACGCCACCGCGCTGGGCGCGGGCGCCGTCGCCCGGATGGGGCTCGATCCCGGGCTGACGGTGGAGCGGGCCGCGCCCCACCGGAAGCCCTCACGGGTCTTCGAGCCGAGGATCGGGGCGGCCGAGGCGGCGGAGCGGCTGGGTGTGTTCCGCACCGAGGTGGCGGCGCTCCTCGCCCGTACGCCGGCCCCCGGGCGGGCCGGCGTCGTGGGCGCGGGATGA